Proteins encoded within one genomic window of Halodesulfurarchaeum formicicum:
- a CDS encoding 50S ribosomal protein L3: MPQPNRPRKGSMGFSPRKRAQSVVPRFGSWPDDDGQVGLQGFAGYKAGMSHVVMIDDQANSATEGMETTVPVTVVETPPMRVAAVRAYENTAYGKRPLTEVWAENAHPDLDRAVSLPDGAQDENRDTLTAALEDGSVDDVRVVSYTVPAEVPSVPRKKPDVMENRVGGGTIGDRVEFALDLLDAEGAFEFGDVFRAGEFLDVAGVTKGKGLQGPVKRWGVQKRKGKHARQGWRRRIGNLGPWNPSRVRSTVPQQGQTGYHQRTELNKRLLEFGDEDDVTVDGGFPNYGEIEGPYALIEGSVPGPEKRLVRFRPAVRPNQSPRLDPEVRHVSTASNQG, from the coding sequence ATGCCACAACCAAACCGACCACGAAAAGGCTCGATGGGGTTCAGCCCCCGCAAGCGCGCTCAGAGTGTCGTGCCACGATTCGGCTCGTGGCCCGACGACGACGGGCAGGTCGGCCTGCAGGGATTTGCCGGGTACAAAGCTGGCATGTCCCACGTCGTCATGATCGACGACCAGGCCAATTCCGCGACTGAAGGCATGGAGACGACCGTGCCCGTAACCGTCGTGGAGACCCCGCCCATGCGCGTTGCAGCCGTGCGTGCGTACGAGAACACGGCTTACGGGAAACGCCCCCTCACTGAGGTCTGGGCCGAGAACGCCCATCCCGACCTCGATCGAGCTGTCTCCCTACCGGACGGTGCACAGGACGAGAACAGAGACACACTGACTGCGGCCCTCGAAGACGGATCCGTCGACGACGTACGTGTCGTCTCCTATACGGTTCCCGCCGAGGTGCCAAGCGTGCCACGCAAGAAGCCAGACGTGATGGAGAATCGCGTCGGCGGCGGCACGATCGGCGACCGCGTGGAGTTCGCCCTCGACCTCCTCGACGCCGAGGGGGCCTTCGAGTTCGGCGACGTGTTCCGCGCCGGCGAGTTCCTCGACGTCGCGGGCGTCACCAAGGGCAAGGGCCTGCAGGGGCCCGTCAAGCGCTGGGGTGTCCAGAAGCGAAAGGGCAAACACGCCCGCCAGGGCTGGCGTCGCCGGATCGGCAACCTCGGCCCGTGGAACCCCTCACGCGTTCGCTCGACGGTCCCCCAGCAGGGGCAGACCGGCTACCACCAGCGAACTGAACTCAACAAGCGGCTCCTCGAATTCGGCGACGAGGATGACGTCACCGTCGACGGTGGCTTCCCCAACTACGGCGAAATCGAGGGCCCGTACGCGCTCATCGAAGGATCGGTTCCCGGTCCGGAGAAGCGCCTGGTGCGGTTCCGGCCGGCTGTACGGCCGAACCAGTCGCCGCGTCTCGATCCCGAGGTGCGGCACGTGAGCACCGCCTCGAACCAAGGATAA
- a CDS encoding 30S ribosomal protein S19, with amino-acid sequence MSELRTGREDEAFTYRGYELEELQEMSLEEVAELLPARQRRTITRGLSTEHEKLLAEARDAEPEQTADDPIRTHLRDMPVVPEFVGLTFAVYTGQSFERVKVEPEMLGHYLGEFQQTRTQVEHGQAGIGATRSSKFVPLK; translated from the coding sequence ATGAGCGAACTACGCACCGGCCGCGAGGACGAGGCATTCACCTATCGCGGCTACGAACTAGAGGAGTTGCAGGAGATGTCCCTTGAGGAGGTCGCGGAACTGCTTCCCGCACGACAGCGGCGAACTATCACCCGTGGCCTGTCCACGGAACACGAGAAGCTGCTCGCCGAGGCGCGAGACGCTGAACCCGAACAGACGGCCGACGACCCGATCCGGACCCACCTGCGTGATATGCCGGTGGTCCCGGAGTTCGTGGGCCTGACGTTTGCCGTGTACACCGGACAGAGCTTCGAACGCGTCAAGGTCGAGCCCGAGATGCTCGGGCACTACCTCGGCGAGTTCCAGCAGACCCGGACACAGGTCGAGCACGGGCAGGCGGGCATCGGCGCGACCCGCTCTTCGAAGTTCGTGCCACTGAAATGA
- a CDS encoding 50S ribosomal protein L22, translated as MGISYSVDVDPESSAKGMLRDRPMSLKHSKAIARAIKGRTVEEAEAYLEAVAAGEQSVPFKQHNSGVGHRGDIDGWDAGRYPEKATAAFQSLLGNVSNNAEQAGHEPAEMEIAHVAAHKVGEQEGRKPRAFGRASPWNTTQVDVEMIVVDPEAGEQ; from the coding sequence ATGGGAATCAGTTACAGCGTCGACGTCGATCCGGAGTCCTCCGCGAAGGGGATGCTCCGCGATCGGCCTATGAGCCTGAAGCACAGCAAGGCCATCGCCCGTGCCATCAAAGGGCGGACCGTCGAGGAGGCCGAAGCGTACCTCGAAGCGGTGGCGGCCGGCGAGCAGTCCGTGCCGTTCAAACAGCACAACAGCGGTGTCGGTCACCGCGGGGACATCGACGGCTGGGACGCCGGTCGATACCCCGAGAAGGCCACCGCGGCCTTCCAGTCGCTTTTGGGAAACGTCTCCAACAACGCCGAACAGGCCGGGCACGAGCCCGCCGAGATGGAGATTGCCCACGTCGCCGCCCACAAGGTCGGCGAGCAGGAGGGACGAAAGCCCCGCGCGTTCGGGCGGGCCTCGCCCTGGAACACGACCCAAGTCGACGTCGAGATGATCGTCGTCGATCCGGAGGCAGGTGAGCAATAA
- the rpl4p gene encoding 50S ribosomal protein L4, translating to MQVPLRDLDGEEVETVDLPTVFDEPVRPDLVRQAVTAAQANRRQDYGADEYAGMRTSGESFGSGRGMAHVPRSEGQGVRVPHTVGGRTAHPPKAEKDRTRTINDKERKAAVRSAIAATTDPELVAERGHQFDAETLPIVLEDDFEDVQKTQEALATLEAVGLGADIERADEGRSIRAGQGKRRGRKYRRPSSVLVVTSSESGPSRAARNLAGVTVATGREVNAEDLAPGGEVGRLTVFTESGLAEVADR from the coding sequence ATGCAGGTACCACTCAGAGACCTGGACGGCGAGGAAGTCGAGACCGTCGACTTACCGACGGTCTTCGACGAGCCAGTCCGCCCGGACCTCGTCCGGCAGGCTGTGACCGCCGCCCAGGCCAACCGTCGACAGGACTACGGTGCCGACGAGTACGCCGGGATGCGAACGTCCGGCGAGTCCTTCGGGAGCGGTCGTGGGATGGCCCACGTGCCGCGCTCGGAGGGACAGGGCGTTCGGGTTCCCCACACCGTCGGGGGCCGTACGGCCCATCCGCCGAAAGCCGAGAAGGATCGCACGCGAACCATCAACGACAAGGAGCGAAAGGCAGCGGTCCGCAGCGCCATCGCGGCGACGACGGATCCCGAACTGGTCGCCGAACGCGGTCACCAGTTCGACGCCGAGACACTCCCCATCGTCCTCGAGGACGACTTCGAGGACGTGCAGAAGACCCAGGAGGCACTCGCCACCCTCGAGGCCGTGGGCCTCGGGGCCGACATCGAGCGCGCCGACGAGGGACGATCCATCCGGGCTGGGCAGGGCAAGCGGCGTGGCCGCAAATACCGACGTCCGAGCTCGGTCCTCGTGGTCACTTCCAGTGAGAGCGGGCCCTCGCGGGCCGCCCGCAACCTGGCCGGCGTCACCGTGGCGACCGGTCGAGAGGTCAACGCCGAGGACCTGGCCCCCGGTGGCGAGGTCGGTCGACTCACCGTCTTCACCGAAAGCGGCCTCGCGGAGGTGGCAGACCGATGA
- a CDS encoding 50S ribosomal protein L23: protein MSDVIDHPLVTEKAMNAMDFDNKLQFVVDMDASKPAVRDEVEDRYDVSVLDVNTMITMNGTKKAIVTLSEDDDAQDVASRIGVF from the coding sequence ATGAGCGACGTCATCGACCACCCCCTCGTGACCGAGAAGGCGATGAACGCGATGGACTTCGACAACAAGCTTCAGTTCGTCGTCGACATGGACGCGTCGAAGCCGGCGGTTCGCGACGAGGTCGAGGACCGCTATGACGTGTCCGTACTGGACGTCAATACGATGATTACCATGAACGGGACGAAGAAAGCAATCGTGACACTCTCGGAGGACGACGACGCACAGGACGTCGCCTCCAGAATCGGGGTGTTCTGA
- a CDS encoding 50S ribosomal protein L2 yields the protein MGRRIQGQRRGRGTSTFRAPSHRYKAELSHKVEEEGDLLVGEVTDIEHDPARSAPVARVAFEDGDERLVLAPEGVGVGDRIEVGVSAAIEPGNTLPLAEIPEGVPIVNVEAQPGDGGKYARASGVSADLVTHERDATVVKLPSDEVKRLSPDCRATIGVVAGGGRTEKPFVKAGKKHHKMKSRGTKWPRVRGVAMNAVDHPFGGGGRQHPGRPKSVSKNAPPGRKVGDIGSRRTGRGGN from the coding sequence ATGGGACGACGCATTCAGGGACAACGACGCGGTCGCGGAACCTCGACGTTCCGGGCGCCTTCCCATCGGTACAAAGCGGAACTCTCCCACAAGGTCGAGGAGGAGGGCGATCTCCTCGTCGGCGAAGTCACGGACATCGAACACGACCCCGCCCGGAGTGCCCCCGTCGCTCGCGTCGCCTTCGAAGACGGCGACGAGCGACTGGTGCTGGCGCCGGAAGGGGTCGGGGTCGGCGACCGGATCGAGGTCGGCGTCTCCGCCGCCATCGAACCGGGCAACACGCTGCCCCTGGCGGAGATCCCCGAAGGGGTTCCGATCGTCAACGTCGAAGCCCAGCCGGGCGACGGCGGGAAGTACGCCCGGGCGTCCGGGGTCAGTGCCGACCTGGTCACTCACGAACGGGACGCGACGGTCGTCAAGCTCCCGAGTGACGAGGTCAAACGGCTCTCCCCGGACTGCCGGGCGACCATCGGCGTCGTCGCCGGTGGCGGTCGGACCGAGAAGCCCTTCGTCAAGGCAGGGAAGAAACATCACAAAATGAAATCCCGGGGCACGAAGTGGCCGCGGGTTCGCGGGGTCGCGATGAACGCCGTCGACCACCCGTTCGGTGGTGGCGGCCGACAGCACCCGGGACGCCCGAAGAGCGTCTCGAAGAACGCCCCGCCGGGTCGCAAGGTCGGCGACATCGGATCACGACGAACCGGCCGCGGAGGGAACTAA